From Buchnera aphidicola (Uroleucon sonchi):
GAAATGAAGAACTGACGCAATATTCATCTATAATCAAAAAAAATATACCTATAGAATATGCTTTAATTAGTTTAGAACTTGGAACTCTATTAAAATTAAAAAATAATTCAATACTTCAATTCAATTGTTTAAATAAAAATTATCGTTTAGCAATTCAATTTTCTAAATATTTAAGTAAAAATCAGATAGGTCTACCATTGGGAAGAAAAGGATTTCCTATTTCTTTAATTGGTAAAAAAATTAAATTTTTATAGGAATTGATTATATGATCAGATTTGAAGAAAACATATTAGAAATAATTTTTTCTCTTTTCAAAATTTTTTTTCTTTTATTTTTAATAGTTTTTTTTGCTGCTTTATTAAGTGTAATTGAACGAAGATTATTAGCATTATTTCAAAATAGACATGGACCTAATCGAGTAGGTTGGATGGGTAGTTTGCAAATATGCGCAGATATGATTAAAATTTTATTTAAAGAAGATTGGATTCCTTCGTTTAGTAAAAAATATATTTTTGTTATTTCACCTATAATAGCTTTTGTGTCTTTGTTATGTGTAGTTCCTATTATTCCATTTACATCTAATTTTTATATTATTGATTTAAATATAGGTATTTTATTTTTTTTAATGATGGCTAGTTTATCTGTTTATTCTATACTTTTTGCTGGTTGGTCTAGCAATAATAAATATTCTCTATTAGGTGCTATGCGCGCATGTATTCAAACATTAAGTTATGAAGTGTTTTTAGGTTTATCACTCATGGGTGTAGTTGCGCGTGCAGGATCATTCACAATATCAGATATTATAAAAAGTCAAATAGAAATATGGAATATTTTCCCTCAGTTTTTTGGTTTTTTAACTTTTTTTATAGCAGGTTTAGCTGTTTGTCACAGACACCCATTTGATCAACCTGAATCTGAGCAAGAATTAGCAGATGGTTATCATATTGAATATTCAGGAATGAAATTTGGTTTATTTTTTATTGGTGAATATATTTCTATGATTGTTATTTCTTCCTTAATAGTAACTATGTTTTTTGGCGGATGGTTAGGTCCTTGGTTGCCTGGATTTATTTGGTTTTTTTTAAAAACGATATTTTTTATTTTTATGTTTATTCTCATTAGAGCATCATTACCAAGACCAAGGTATGATCAAATATTATTATTTGGATGGCAATATTGTTTACCGATGACATTATTAAATTTATTTTTAACA
This genomic window contains:
- the nuoH gene encoding NADH-quinone oxidoreductase subunit NuoH, producing MIRFEENILEIIFSLFKIFFLLFLIVFFAALLSVIERRLLALFQNRHGPNRVGWMGSLQICADMIKILFKEDWIPSFSKKYIFVISPIIAFVSLLCVVPIIPFTSNFYIIDLNIGILFFLMMASLSVYSILFAGWSSNNKYSLLGAMRACIQTLSYEVFLGLSLMGVVARAGSFTISDIIKSQIEIWNIFPQFFGFLTFFIAGLAVCHRHPFDQPESEQELADGYHIEYSGMKFGLFFIGEYISMIVISSLIVTMFFGGWLGPWLPGFIWFFLKTIFFIFMFILIRASLPRPRYDQILLFGWQYCLPMTLLNLFLTAFFILL